In Euphorbia lathyris chromosome 9, ddEupLath1.1, whole genome shotgun sequence, the following are encoded in one genomic region:
- the LOC136206328 gene encoding uncharacterized protein, with product MSALQMCDIDLEQGSHRRSITGSDGTCFSDAEDGSCYSQFYSTTGGSYDDYTFACVSDTEILGGGGGGGRGCLDSRSVSSVSDCSVEVVIENGAAEIMVHLDKVEKDCRICHLGLESNSHESGIPIELGCSCKDDLAAAHKHCAETWFKIKGNKTCEICHSVARNVVGINDSETVEQSNENNNAAQAVSATPATHSEPQSFWRGHRLLNFLLACMVFAFVISWLFHFNVPST from the exons atgTCAGCTTTACAAATGTGCGACATCGATTTAGAGCAAGGGAGTCACCGCCGGTCTATTACCGGAAGTGATGGCACGTGCTTTTCCGATGCAGAAGATGGGTCTTGCTACTCTCAGTTCTATTCAACCACCGGTGGCTCCTACGACGATTACACTTTCGCTTGTGTATCTGATACTGAGATTTTaggcggcggcggcggcggcggcagAGGCTGTTTGGATTCTAGGAGTGTGTCCTCGGTGTCCGATTGCTCGGTGGAGGTGGTGATTGAGAATGGGGCGGCGGAGATAATGGTGCATTTAGATAAAGTGGAAAAGGATTGTAGAATTTGTCATCTGGGTTTGGAAAGTAATAGTCATGAATCTGGGATTCCGATTGAATTGGGTTGTTCTTGTAAAGATGATTTGGCTGCTGCTCATAAACACTGTGCTGAGACTTGGTTCAAGATTAAAGGAAACAA GACGTGCGAGATATGTCATTCGGTTGCTCGCAATGTGGTTGGAATAAACGACAGTGAGACAgtagagcaatcaaatgagaaTAATAACGCTGCTCAAGCAGTGTCAGCTACGCCGGCAACTCATTCAGAACCTCAAAGCTTCTGGCGCGGTCACCGTCTGCTGAATTTTCTGCTTGCTTGCATGGTATTTGCATTTGTAATATCATGGCTTTTTCACTTTAATGTTCCATCCACATAA